The Deltaproteobacteria bacterium nucleotide sequence AGGGAAAAAATCCCGGCTTATCGGTCATGGGATCGGCCTGGAACTGAACGAACCTCCCATACCTTCAGAGTATGACCATACCGAAGTTGGCGAGCATTATGTTATCGCATTGGACATTCACATGATGGACGAGGCTGCCGGGGTTGTGAAGCTGGAAGACATGATCCTCATAAAGGAGCAAGGGAATGAAATATTAACAAGGAGCCCCCGGCAGCTCTTCGAGATACCCTAAGCAAAGAGAGTCGGTTTTTGAGAGTGGTGAGCCCGGATGCAATGAAAAGTAAAAGCGTAATGGAAGGATGGTGAAATGATGCAGTATATACAGTATGTAAATGATCAGGGAATCGCTACAGTCAAACTGGGCAGAGGGAAAGTGAATGCCCTTAATGAAACAGTGATTGATGAAATGGCCGACCTTTTTAGGGAACTTGCCGACGATGCCGAAGTTAAGGCCGTGATACTCACAGGGACAGGAAAATTTTTTACTTTTGGTTTTGATATTCCGGAGTTTCTGAGCTACCCAAAAGAATCATTTATCCGATATCTCATCAAGTTCACGGATTTCACTACGTACCTGTTCGTGTATCCAAAACCGGTCGTTGCGGCACTCAACGGCCATACCATCGCGGGAGGCTGTATGCTCGCTATCGCCTGCGATTACAGGATCATGGTTTCCGGGAAGGCAAAGATTGCTCTCAATGAAATCAACTTCAACTCGTCCCTGTTTGCGGGAAGTGTTGAGATGATGAAGCTGTTGCTGGGACAGAAGAACGCGGAAAGGGCTGTATATACGGGGAAAATGTATTCGGCAGAGGACGCATACCGGATGGGGATGATTGATCAAATATCGTCAGATGTTGATGTGGAGGCGGAAGCGAAAAAAATCGCAAGTCAATACGCTGAAAAAGATGGCGTCGCGTTTAAAAGCATCAAGAAACTTCTCAGAGGACCCATAGCAGAGGAAATCATGAGAAGAGAAAGAGACTCCATTCTCGAATTTGTCGATATCTGGTACTCGGAAAACACCTGGAAAATGCTGCAGGAGAAAAAGATATCTTCATAAATCGTACCTGTAATTCTCATTCAGGGGATATGTGATATTTATCGGTCATTGCCCTTTCCCCTGATACTGTATGCGTCATGAACTAATTCTCTTGACTTTATATTATTTAAGAGTATTCCTTTAATAAAGAGAAGTAATCGACACCATGGCAGCAGCTTGCAGCTCCG carries:
- a CDS encoding M24 family metallopeptidase, coding for GKKSRLIGHGIGLELNEPPIPSEYDHTEVGEHYVIALDIHMMDEAAGVVKLEDMILIKEQGNEILTRSPRQLFEIP
- a CDS encoding enoyl-CoA hydratase/isomerase family protein codes for the protein MMQYIQYVNDQGIATVKLGRGKVNALNETVIDEMADLFRELADDAEVKAVILTGTGKFFTFGFDIPEFLSYPKESFIRYLIKFTDFTTYLFVYPKPVVAALNGHTIAGGCMLAIACDYRIMVSGKAKIALNEINFNSSLFAGSVEMMKLLLGQKNAERAVYTGKMYSAEDAYRMGMIDQISSDVDVEAEAKKIASQYAEKDGVAFKSIKKLLRGPIAEEIMRRERDSILEFVDIWYSENTWKMLQEKKISS